From the Macaca thibetana thibetana isolate TM-01 chromosome 12, ASM2454274v1, whole genome shotgun sequence genome, one window contains:
- the NMUR1 gene encoding neuromedin-U receptor 1 yields MTPPCLNCSVLPGDLYPGDARSPMACNGSAARGHFDPEDLNLTDEALRFKYLGPRQTQLFMPICATYLLIFTVGAVGNGLTCLVILRHKAMRTPTNYYLFSLAVSDLLVLLVGLPLELYEMWHNYPFLLGAGGCYFRTLLFEMVCLASVLNVTALSVERYVAVVHPLQARSMVTQAHVRRVLGAVWGLAILCSLPNTSLHGIQQLYVPCRGPVPDSDLCTLVRPRALYNLAVQITALLFFCLPMAVISVLYLLIGLRLRRERLLLMQEAKGRGSAAAMSRDTCRLLRRDRGRRQVTKMLFVLVVVFGICWAPFHTDRVMWSIVSQWTDGLHLAFQHVHVISGIFFYLGSAANPVLYSLMSSRFRETFQEALCLGAHCHRLRPRHSSHSLSRVTTGSTLCDVGSPGSRVHPLAGDDGPEGQQETDLS; encoded by the exons ATG ACTCCTCCTTGCCTCAATTGCTCTGTCCTCCCTGGAGACCTGTACCCAGGGGATGCAAGGAGCCCCATGGCTTGCAATGGCAGTGCGGCCAGGGGGCACTTTGACCCTGAGGACTTGAACCTGACCGATGAGGCACTGAGATTCAAGTACCTGGGGCCCCGGCAGACACAGCTGTTCATGCCCATCTGTGCAACGTACCTGCTGATCTTCACGGTGGGCGCTGTGGGCAATGGGCTGACCTGTCTGGTCATCCTGCGCCACAAGGCCATGCGCACGCCCACCAACTACTACCTCTTCAGCCTGGCCGTGTCAGACctgctggtgctgctggtggGCCTGCCCCTGGAGCTCTATGAGATGTGGCACAACTACCCCTTCCTGCTGGGCGCTGGTGGCTGCTATTTCCGCACACTGCTGTTCGAGATGGTCTGCCTGGCCTCAGTGCTCAACGTCACTGCCCTGAGCGTGGAACGCTATGTGGCCGTGGTGCACCCGCTCCAGGCCAGGTCCATGGTGACACAGGCCCACGTGCGCCGAGTGCTTGGGGCTGTCTGGGGTCTTGCCATCCTCTGCTCCCTGCCCAACACCAGCCTGCACGGCATCCAGCAGCTGTATGTGCCCTGCCGGGGCCCAGTGCCAGACTCAGATCTTTGCACGCTGGTCCGCCCACGGGCCCTCTACAACCTGGCGGTGCAGATCACTGCGCTGCTCTTCTTCTGCCTGCCCATGGCTGTCATCAGCGTGCTCTACCTGCTCATTGGGCTGCGACTGCGGCGGGAGAGGCTACTGCTCATGCAGGAGGCTAAGGGCAGGGGCTCTGCAGCAGCCATGTCCAGAGACACCTGCAGGCTCCTGCGGCGCGATCGGGGCCGGAGACAAGTGACCAAGATGCTGT TTGTCCTGGTTGTGGTGTTTGGCATCTGCTGGGCCCCGTTCCACACCGACCGCGTCATGTGGAGCATCGTGTCACAGTGGACAGACGGCCTGCACCTGGCCTTTCAGCATGTGCATGTCATCTCCGGCATCTTCTTCTACCTCGGCTCGGCGGCCAACCCCGTGCTCTACAGCCTCATGTCCAGCCGCTTCCGAGAGACCTTCCAGGAGGCCCTGTGCCTTGGGGCCCACTGCCACCGCCTCAGACCCCGCCACAGCTCCCACAGCCTCAGCAGGGTGACCACAGGCAGCACCCTGTGTGACGTAGGCTCCCCAGGCAGCAGGGTCCACCCCCTGGCTGGGGACGATGGCCCAGAGGGGCAGCAAGAGACTGATTTATCCTGA